A single window of Mycolicibacterium madagascariense DNA harbors:
- the cysD gene encoding sulfate adenylyltransferase subunit CysD encodes MTAATRDDTRVDELRLLEAESVHIIREVVAELQRPVLLFSAGKDSIVLLRLAEKAFRPSPLPFPVLHVDTGHNFPEVIEFRDRRLGEHGHRLIVGSVQESIDSGRVPDPGPGASRNRQQTRTLLDALEAGGFDAAFGGARRDEERARAKERILSFRDEFGQWDPRAQRPEPWSLYNGRIKKGEQVRVFPLSNWTELDIWRYIELENLELPSIYFAHQREVVARDGILLAVSEYVQPTADETAAVEWVRYRTVGDLTITGAVRSHATDIAGVITEISAATVSERGETRADDRTSVAAMEDRKREGYF; translated from the coding sequence ATGACGGCTGCTACACGCGACGACACCCGGGTCGACGAACTACGGCTGCTCGAGGCCGAATCGGTGCACATCATCCGCGAGGTCGTCGCCGAACTTCAGCGACCGGTCCTGCTGTTCTCCGCGGGCAAGGACTCGATCGTCCTGCTTCGCTTGGCGGAGAAGGCCTTTCGGCCGTCACCGCTACCCTTCCCGGTGCTGCACGTCGACACGGGCCACAACTTCCCCGAGGTCATCGAGTTCCGCGACCGCCGGCTCGGCGAGCACGGTCACCGGCTCATCGTCGGATCGGTGCAGGAGTCGATCGACTCGGGGCGCGTGCCCGATCCCGGACCCGGCGCCTCGCGCAACCGCCAGCAGACGCGCACGCTGCTCGACGCGCTGGAGGCGGGCGGTTTCGACGCCGCGTTCGGCGGGGCTCGCCGCGACGAGGAGCGGGCCAGGGCCAAGGAGCGCATCCTGAGCTTCCGCGACGAGTTCGGCCAGTGGGATCCGCGCGCCCAGCGACCCGAGCCGTGGTCGCTGTACAACGGCAGGATCAAGAAGGGCGAGCAGGTCAGGGTGTTCCCGCTGTCCAATTGGACCGAGCTGGACATCTGGCGCTACATCGAGTTGGAGAACCTCGAGTTGCCGTCGATCTACTTCGCCCACCAGCGCGAGGTCGTCGCTAGGGACGGCATCCTGCTCGCCGTGTCGGAATACGTGCAGCCCACGGCCGACGAGACCGCGGCCGTCGAATGGGTGCGCTACCGGACCGTCGGCGATCTCACGATCACCGGCGCGGTGCGCTCGCACGCCACCGACATCGCCGGTGTCATCACCGAGATCTCCGCGGCGACGGTGTCCGAGCGCGGCGAGACCCGCGCCGACGACCGGACCTCGGTGGCGGCGATGGAAGATCGCAAGCGCGAGGGCTACTTCTGA
- the stf0 gene encoding trehalose 2-sulfotransferase, producing the protein MPTPSAYLVLASQRSGSTLLVESLRATGVAGEPQEFFQYLPSTSMSPQPREWFAGVEDESILRLLDPLDEGKPDLAPSEIWRDYIRTVGRTPNGVWGGKLMWNQTPLLLDRAEGLPDRSGTGLLSAIRDVVGSDPVLVHVYRPDVVSQAVSFWRAVQTRVWRGRPDPVRDARAEYHAGAIAHVVAMLRAQEEAWRAWFAEEGIEPIDVSYPVLWRNLTDVVGTVLEALGLDPRLAPAPVLERQADHRSDDWVDRYRRDAEKEGLPT; encoded by the coding sequence ATGCCGACTCCGTCTGCGTACCTCGTCCTCGCCTCGCAGCGCAGCGGCAGCACGTTGCTCGTCGAATCCCTGCGCGCCACCGGCGTCGCGGGCGAACCGCAGGAGTTCTTCCAGTACCTGCCGAGCACCAGCATGTCGCCGCAACCCCGGGAGTGGTTCGCCGGTGTCGAGGACGAGTCGATCCTGCGCCTGCTCGATCCGCTCGACGAGGGGAAGCCGGACCTGGCGCCGTCGGAGATCTGGCGCGACTACATCCGCACCGTCGGGCGCACGCCCAACGGGGTCTGGGGCGGCAAGCTGATGTGGAATCAGACGCCGCTGCTGCTGGACCGCGCCGAGGGCCTGCCCGATCGCTCGGGAACCGGCCTGCTGTCGGCGATTCGCGACGTCGTCGGCTCCGATCCGGTCCTCGTCCACGTCTACCGCCCGGACGTCGTCTCGCAGGCGGTGTCGTTCTGGCGCGCCGTGCAGACCCGGGTCTGGCGGGGCCGTCCCGATCCGGTCCGCGACGCGCGCGCCGAGTACCACGCCGGCGCGATCGCACACGTGGTGGCGATGCTGCGCGCCCAGGAGGAGGCCTGGCGGGCCTGGTTCGCGGAGGAGGGGATCGAACCCATCGACGTGTCCTACCCCGTGCTGTGGCGCAACCTCACCGACGTGGTCGGTACGGTTCTGGAGGCACTCGGACTCGATCCCCGGCTCGCACCGGCACCGGTGCTGGAACGTCAGGCCGACCACCGGTCCGACGACTGGGTGGATCGCTACCGCCGCGACGCCGAGAAGGAGGGCCTGCCGACATGA
- a CDS encoding SpoIIE family protein phosphatase has translation MTSDGVEASWEDSPCGLVVATMDGRIIRVNATLARWLGYEREALRGKSFDELLTVPMPREDALSGVPVDLVTADGGVLPVFLAANVAADGRGMRNIAVLEAAGRRSWERDVVAAGARAQDENQRVRVFAETLRRSLLPPLLSPPPGLDAVDYYFAASTDDIGGDFYDLFPLSRATWGFFLGDVAGKGVEAAVISGLTRYTLRAAAVYDDDPEQVLTNVNTVLSQELKGERNRFCTLIYGRITSAGKGFRVELASGGHPPPLVLRADGTAHYVDVTGGHAAGLSANPHFVSAQLDLDRGDTLMLYTDGLTEAGTGIGNERYDDEGALLRFVEAQAPSSASSIVEAIHGLLESLGPGVEDDTAVLAFGVPRDG, from the coding sequence ATGACGAGCGACGGAGTCGAGGCCTCCTGGGAGGACTCGCCATGCGGCCTCGTCGTCGCCACCATGGACGGTCGCATCATCCGCGTCAACGCCACCCTGGCGCGATGGCTCGGCTACGAGCGAGAAGCGTTGCGCGGCAAGTCATTCGACGAACTCCTCACCGTCCCCATGCCGCGGGAGGACGCACTGAGCGGTGTCCCGGTGGATCTGGTGACCGCCGACGGCGGCGTGCTCCCGGTCTTCCTCGCCGCCAACGTCGCCGCCGACGGCCGCGGAATGCGCAACATCGCCGTGCTGGAGGCCGCCGGACGACGGTCGTGGGAACGCGACGTCGTCGCCGCCGGGGCCCGGGCGCAGGACGAGAACCAACGCGTGCGGGTCTTCGCCGAAACGCTGCGCCGCTCGCTGCTGCCCCCGCTGCTCTCACCGCCGCCCGGCCTGGACGCCGTCGACTACTACTTCGCGGCCTCGACCGACGACATCGGCGGCGACTTCTACGACCTCTTCCCCCTCTCGCGCGCCACGTGGGGCTTCTTCCTCGGCGACGTCGCGGGCAAGGGCGTCGAGGCCGCGGTGATCAGTGGGCTGACGCGGTACACGCTGCGCGCGGCGGCGGTCTACGACGACGACCCCGAGCAGGTGCTGACCAACGTCAACACCGTGCTGAGCCAGGAACTCAAGGGCGAGCGCAACCGTTTCTGCACGCTGATCTACGGTCGAATCACCAGCGCTGGCAAGGGGTTTCGCGTCGAGCTGGCCAGCGGAGGTCATCCGCCTCCGCTGGTGCTGCGTGCGGACGGCACCGCGCACTACGTCGACGTCACGGGTGGGCACGCCGCCGGTCTCAGTGCCAACCCGCACTTCGTCTCGGCCCAGCTGGACCTCGACCGGGGGGACACGCTGATGCTCTACACCGACGGGCTGACCGAAGCCGGAACCGGTATCGGCAACGAACGTTACGACGACGAGGGCGCGCTGCTGCGGTTCGTCGAGGCGCAGGCGCCGAGTTCGGCGTCGTCGATCGTGGAGGCCATCCACGGACTGCTCGAGTCACTGGGCCCCGGTGTCGAAGACGACACCGCGGTGCTGGCGTTCGGCGTGCCGCGCGACGGCTAG
- the cysC gene encoding adenylyl-sulfate kinase — MTTRQLLRIATAGSVDDGKSTLIGRLMHDTDSLPLDHLEAVTDDEGVADLAALSDGLRAEREQGITIDVAYRFFSTEARSYILADTPGHERYTRNMFTGASNAHVAILLVDARAGVLRQTRRHARIAKLLGIKHFVATVNKIDLVDFDQTRFNEVAAELQQMAARLGGAELSVIPIAAKHGDNVVHRSENTDWYTGPTLLEYLENIELSAPQPQADKLRLPIQWVSRPTTEQRRRYTGRISAGTLSVGDAVVSLPAGTRSTVTAVDTLDDDRATAVAPLSVSIELADDIDVGRGDVFVSGADDATLPVLARELDATVCWFTETPLRAGDRVALKQTSKTVRATVQALHTRLDPETLDELDNPVELSLNDIGEVTLRTSSVVIADSYTENRDSGAFILIDETSNETIGAGTIIEPREVKPGGQTRNDIRWHPSSLDRAHRWNATGQRGATIWFTGLPASGKSTIAVAVERALVESGDVAYLLDGDNIRHGLSDDLGFTAGDRAENIRRVGHLTRLFADAGVVALASLVSPLKSDREIARALNDAAKLPFIEVYICTSVEECEKRDPKGLYARARAGELKGLTGVDAPYEAPENPDLTLDTTGADIDELVAQVLDVLRARRDGA; from the coding sequence ATGACGACTCGCCAACTGCTGCGCATCGCGACTGCGGGCTCGGTCGACGACGGGAAGAGCACGCTCATCGGGCGGCTCATGCACGACACCGACAGCCTGCCGCTGGATCACCTCGAGGCCGTCACCGACGACGAGGGCGTCGCCGACCTGGCCGCGCTGTCGGACGGTCTGCGCGCCGAACGCGAGCAGGGCATCACCATCGACGTGGCCTACCGGTTCTTCTCGACCGAGGCGCGCAGCTACATCCTCGCCGACACCCCCGGCCACGAGCGCTACACGCGCAACATGTTCACCGGGGCGTCCAACGCCCACGTCGCGATCCTCCTCGTCGACGCCAGGGCCGGTGTGCTGCGTCAGACGCGCAGGCATGCCAGGATCGCAAAGCTGTTGGGCATCAAGCACTTCGTGGCGACGGTGAACAAGATCGACCTGGTCGACTTCGATCAGACCCGGTTCAACGAGGTGGCCGCGGAGCTGCAGCAGATGGCCGCCCGCCTCGGCGGTGCCGAGCTGTCGGTGATTCCGATCGCCGCCAAGCACGGCGACAACGTCGTGCACCGCTCGGAGAACACCGACTGGTACACCGGGCCCACGCTGCTGGAGTACCTGGAGAACATCGAACTCTCGGCGCCGCAGCCGCAGGCCGACAAGCTTCGGCTGCCCATTCAGTGGGTGTCGCGGCCGACGACCGAGCAGCGCCGTCGCTATACGGGTCGCATCTCGGCGGGCACGCTCAGCGTCGGCGATGCCGTCGTGTCGCTGCCCGCAGGCACCAGGTCGACCGTGACGGCGGTCGACACCCTCGACGACGATCGCGCGACGGCCGTTGCGCCGCTGTCGGTGTCGATCGAGTTGGCCGACGACATCGACGTGGGCCGCGGCGACGTGTTCGTCAGCGGCGCCGACGACGCGACGCTGCCGGTGCTGGCCCGCGAGCTCGACGCGACGGTCTGCTGGTTCACCGAGACGCCCCTGCGCGCCGGTGACCGGGTGGCGTTGAAGCAGACCAGCAAGACGGTCCGCGCGACGGTGCAGGCGCTGCACACGCGCCTGGATCCCGAGACCCTCGACGAGCTCGACAACCCAGTCGAGTTGTCGCTCAACGACATCGGTGAGGTGACGCTGCGCACCAGCTCGGTGGTCATCGCCGACTCCTACACCGAGAACCGCGACAGTGGTGCCTTCATCCTGATCGACGAGACGTCGAACGAGACCATCGGCGCGGGCACCATCATCGAGCCGCGGGAGGTCAAGCCCGGCGGCCAGACCCGCAACGACATTCGTTGGCATCCTTCGTCATTGGATCGTGCGCACCGGTGGAACGCCACCGGGCAGCGGGGTGCCACCATCTGGTTCACGGGGCTGCCCGCCTCGGGCAAGTCGACGATCGCCGTCGCGGTCGAACGGGCCCTCGTGGAGTCCGGTGACGTCGCCTACCTGCTCGACGGTGACAACATCAGGCACGGGTTGTCCGACGACCTCGGGTTCACCGCGGGCGACCGGGCCGAGAACATCAGGCGCGTCGGGCATCTCACGCGGTTGTTCGCCGACGCCGGCGTCGTCGCGCTGGCCTCGCTGGTGTCGCCGTTGAAGTCGGACCGGGAGATCGCGAGGGCGCTCAACGACGCCGCGAAGCTGCCGTTCATCGAGGTGTACATCTGCACGTCGGTCGAGGAGTGCGAGAAGCGCGACCCGAAGGGCCTCTATGCCAGGGCGCGGGCGGGTGAGCTCAAGGGCCTCACCGGCGTCGACGCCCCCTACGAGGCACCGGAGAATCCCGACCTGACCCTGGACACGACCGGTGCCGACATCGACGAACTGGTGGCCCAGGTGCTCGACGTCCTGCGCGCACGCCGCGACGGCGCCTGA